From one Salinibacterium hongtaonis genomic stretch:
- a CDS encoding alcohol dehydrogenase catalytic domain-containing protein, protein MRIVGAVLEEIGRERPFAESKPITVGELELDPPGPGEILVRIEAAGLCHSDLSVVDGNRVRPVPMLLGHEAAGIVEQLGDGVDDVAIGQRVVMTFLPRCGKCAGCATDGRLPCEVGTRANNAGELVGGRRRLHRDGEEIFHHLGVSGFASHAVVNRHSVVVVDDDVPADVAAVLGCAVLTGGGAVINAGRPAPGDTIIVVGLGGVGMAAVLAAVSLGHEVIGVDGVPDKLERALELGASAVFTPSELAESGVRAPVVIEAAGNARAFETAIAATSPGGTTVTVGLPAPSAMAAVSPLTLVAEARTIVGSYLGSAVPSRDIPRYAQLWREGRLPVEKLISSRIALSDINAGMDALADGTAIRQVIVFD, encoded by the coding sequence ATGAGAATTGTCGGAGCCGTGCTTGAAGAGATCGGTCGCGAGCGGCCGTTTGCCGAGTCCAAGCCGATCACGGTGGGGGAGCTTGAGCTCGATCCGCCAGGCCCAGGGGAGATCCTTGTGCGCATCGAGGCGGCGGGGCTGTGTCACTCCGATCTCTCGGTCGTCGATGGCAACCGGGTGCGGCCGGTGCCCATGCTCCTCGGGCACGAGGCAGCGGGAATCGTTGAACAGCTGGGCGACGGCGTCGATGACGTTGCCATCGGGCAGAGGGTCGTGATGACGTTCCTGCCTCGCTGCGGAAAGTGCGCCGGATGCGCCACGGACGGCCGCCTGCCGTGTGAGGTTGGCACGCGGGCCAACAACGCCGGCGAACTCGTGGGCGGGCGCCGACGGCTGCACCGCGATGGCGAGGAGATCTTTCACCACCTCGGGGTCTCGGGTTTCGCCTCCCACGCCGTTGTCAACCGGCACTCGGTCGTCGTCGTGGACGACGATGTGCCGGCGGATGTCGCTGCCGTTCTGGGGTGCGCCGTGCTCACGGGCGGCGGTGCCGTCATTAATGCTGGGCGGCCGGCCCCCGGCGACACGATCATCGTGGTGGGCCTCGGAGGGGTGGGGATGGCGGCTGTGCTTGCTGCCGTCTCGCTCGGTCATGAGGTGATCGGGGTCGATGGTGTTCCCGACAAGCTTGAGCGGGCGCTTGAGCTGGGTGCCTCCGCGGTCTTCACGCCCTCTGAGCTCGCCGAGAGCGGAGTCCGGGCTCCCGTCGTCATCGAGGCTGCGGGCAACGCGCGGGCATTCGAGACGGCTATCGCGGCCACGTCGCCCGGCGGCACAACCGTGACGGTGGGCCTGCCCGCGCCGAGCGCTATGGCTGCGGTTTCTCCTCTCACTCTCGTCGCTGAGGCGCGCACGATCGTGGGTAGCTATCTGGGGTCTGCCGTGCCGTCGCGTGACATCCCGCGCTATGCCCAGTTGTGGCGGGAGGGTCGACTGCCCGTCGAGAAGCTCATCTCGTCTCGCATAGCTCTCTCCGACATCAACGCGGGGATGGATGCGCTGGCCGATGGCACGGCCATCCGGCAGGTCATCGTCTTCGACTGA
- the ddaH gene encoding dimethylargininase: MAYPSSELSLARRILGALATGAAIALLAHVATVFAFFVAAGADPESLMSVGSFFLNGSLLAFVLFSLAAVLEAFRRWYIALPAALLAAALASFCGTMLTLIGQGTTIDSAALSYLVTVLVGPNLVFIVASAIVGATVGVVVWRWVVRGSAPAATPHGTLLVRLPASTLAEGQVTHIDRLPVDPEEADREWDAYVEVFSDHGWKIVEIPVAEGLADSVFVEDNAVVIDDLAIIGVAGTPSREGESEAVETALRNHRLRIEHITAPGTLEGGDVLRVGSTVYVGSSSRTNAEGIRQLRALLSPRGFDVVAVPVSRALHLKSAVSALPDGTVLGYAPLLDQPGLFSRLLPVPEPEGAAVVALDSTTVLMSESAPQSAELVRSLGYTVFTTPISQFERLEGCVTCLSVRIP, encoded by the coding sequence ATGGCCTATCCGAGTTCTGAGCTCTCACTTGCCCGCCGCATTCTCGGCGCCCTTGCGACGGGCGCCGCTATTGCGTTGCTCGCTCATGTGGCGACGGTGTTTGCTTTTTTTGTGGCGGCAGGGGCAGACCCTGAATCGCTCATGTCGGTCGGCTCGTTCTTTCTGAACGGCTCACTGCTCGCGTTCGTGTTGTTCTCTCTCGCAGCGGTGCTCGAGGCATTCCGCCGCTGGTACATCGCTCTCCCCGCCGCCCTCCTCGCGGCCGCTCTCGCCTCGTTCTGCGGAACGATGCTCACGCTCATCGGGCAGGGCACAACGATCGATTCCGCAGCGCTGTCGTATCTCGTCACCGTTCTGGTGGGCCCGAACCTGGTCTTCATCGTGGCGAGCGCAATCGTAGGCGCAACGGTCGGAGTCGTGGTGTGGCGCTGGGTCGTTCGCGGTTCGGCTCCCGCGGCGACTCCGCACGGCACCCTGCTGGTTCGTCTGCCGGCGAGCACGCTTGCCGAGGGTCAGGTGACCCACATCGACCGTCTCCCCGTCGACCCCGAGGAGGCAGACCGCGAGTGGGATGCTTACGTTGAGGTTTTCTCCGACCACGGGTGGAAGATTGTCGAGATTCCCGTAGCCGAGGGCCTCGCAGATTCGGTCTTTGTCGAAGACAACGCGGTCGTAATCGACGACCTTGCGATTATCGGAGTTGCAGGCACGCCGTCGCGTGAGGGCGAGTCGGAGGCGGTCGAAACGGCCCTTCGCAACCACCGCCTCCGCATCGAGCACATCACGGCTCCCGGCACCCTTGAGGGTGGAGACGTTTTGCGGGTTGGCTCAACCGTCTACGTCGGCAGCAGCTCCCGCACGAATGCCGAGGGCATCCGTCAGCTTCGTGCCCTGCTCAGCCCGCGCGGGTTCGACGTTGTCGCCGTCCCTGTTTCGCGGGCTCTTCACCTCAAGTCTGCGGTTTCTGCGCTCCCGGACGGCACGGTGCTGGGGTACGCGCCTCTTCTCGATCAGCCCGGTCTCTTTTCGAGGCTGCTGCCGGTTCCGGAACCAGAGGGGGCGGCCGTTGTCGCACTCGATTCGACCACGGTGCTCATGTCGGAGTCGGCGCCGCAGTCTGCCGAGCTTGTTCGAAGCCTCGGCTACACGGTTTTCACTACGCCGATTTCGCAGTTTGAGCGCCTAGAGGGATGCGTCACGTGCCTCTCGGTGCGCATCCCGTAA
- a CDS encoding GNAT family N-acetyltransferase — MADLRLEELSAKNVEAANNLTLKPGQEQFIAPVSYAMADPFITPGTSWSRVVVDENDTVLGFIMAVFDPEAVEEEFRSCIWRMNVSAESQGAGVGRFAVEETAAEARRRGFERLTVLWEPGEPGPEEFFLRVGFAVVGESQYGEKIGAITL; from the coding sequence ATGGCAGACCTACGACTCGAAGAGCTATCGGCGAAGAACGTCGAAGCCGCGAACAACCTGACTCTCAAGCCGGGCCAGGAGCAGTTCATCGCTCCCGTGTCGTATGCCATGGCCGACCCGTTCATCACTCCGGGCACCTCGTGGTCCCGAGTTGTCGTCGACGAAAATGACACCGTTCTCGGGTTTATCATGGCCGTGTTCGACCCAGAAGCCGTCGAAGAAGAGTTCCGCAGTTGCATCTGGAGGATGAACGTCTCGGCCGAGTCCCAGGGCGCAGGAGTCGGGCGATTTGCGGTGGAGGAGACGGCCGCCGAGGCGCGCCGACGGGGCTTCGAGCGCCTGACGGTGCTGTGGGAGCCGGGCGAACCCGGCCCCGAGGAGTTCTTTCTTCGAGTCGGCTTCGCCGTGGTGGGAGAAAGCCAGTACGGCGAGAAGATCGGCGCGATCACACTCTGA
- a CDS encoding MGMT family protein, with amino-acid sequence MGRVLAVVESIPAGKVMTYGDVAAALGSRASRAVGQAMAYYGASTPWWRVIRASGHPPADHSAAALEHYRAESTPLVWSRDGRYRVDLTAARHAVDDGI; translated from the coding sequence GTGGGGCGAGTCCTTGCGGTCGTCGAGAGCATCCCGGCGGGCAAGGTCATGACCTATGGCGATGTCGCTGCAGCGCTCGGCTCACGAGCGTCACGAGCCGTCGGCCAGGCGATGGCCTACTACGGAGCATCGACCCCGTGGTGGCGGGTTATCCGAGCCTCCGGCCACCCTCCCGCCGACCACAGCGCGGCAGCTCTCGAGCACTACAGGGCGGAATCAACCCCGCTCGTGTGGTCGCGAGACGGGCGGTATCGCGTCGACCTGACGGCCGCTCGTCACGCGGTCGACGACGGCATCTGA
- a CDS encoding phosphotransferase family protein has translation MSDEANRTTTDSTVIPGLDLDAFEAWLQEHHPQLLAGPLSASLIAGGRSNLTYAIDGGVGPWVLRRPPLGHVQKTAHDMAREFRVLSALQPTAVPVPRTVLFIDDPAAGVEMPFYLMERVDGVALKLRSDNRLFTVDQLVSLSEELATTLATLHSVDPASVGLEDFGKADGFVERQLVRWGRQYEGSRNRDIPDLDALQGELAERIPTTMYTSIVHGDFRLDNALVSNDESGMPHIAAVLDWEMATLGDSFTDLGLFGLYWNLSNFADMPESVVATSVFEEDGYPSFDRVVEVYAKAAGIEVPDLSWYLAFAAFKLAVILEGIHFRFQAGQTVGDGFDRIGSLVAPLARAGRTYLSRKA, from the coding sequence GTGAGCGATGAAGCCAACAGGACGACGACCGACAGCACCGTGATTCCGGGGCTCGACCTCGACGCCTTCGAAGCGTGGCTTCAGGAGCATCATCCGCAGCTCCTCGCAGGTCCGCTCAGCGCAAGTCTGATCGCGGGCGGGCGCAGCAATCTCACGTATGCGATTGATGGTGGCGTAGGGCCGTGGGTGCTTCGCCGCCCCCCGCTGGGCCACGTGCAGAAAACCGCTCACGACATGGCCCGTGAGTTTCGGGTGCTGTCGGCGCTCCAGCCCACCGCCGTTCCTGTGCCGCGAACTGTCCTGTTTATCGATGACCCCGCTGCGGGCGTCGAGATGCCGTTCTACCTCATGGAGCGCGTCGATGGCGTCGCCCTCAAGCTGCGCTCCGACAACAGGCTTTTTACCGTCGACCAGCTGGTCAGCCTCAGCGAAGAGCTCGCGACGACCCTGGCCACGCTGCATTCCGTCGACCCCGCATCGGTCGGACTCGAGGACTTTGGCAAGGCGGACGGCTTCGTTGAGCGCCAGCTCGTGCGCTGGGGTCGGCAGTATGAGGGAAGCCGAAACCGGGACATTCCCGATCTCGACGCACTGCAGGGCGAACTCGCCGAGCGCATCCCCACGACCATGTACACGTCCATTGTTCACGGAGATTTTCGCCTCGACAACGCCCTCGTCAGCAACGACGAATCGGGCATGCCGCACATTGCCGCAGTGCTCGACTGGGAGATGGCCACGCTCGGCGACTCGTTCACCGACCTCGGGCTGTTCGGCCTTTATTGGAACCTCAGCAACTTCGCGGATATGCCGGAGAGCGTCGTCGCGACGTCCGTCTTCGAAGAGGACGGCTACCCCTCGTTCGACCGAGTCGTCGAGGTCTATGCCAAAGCCGCGGGAATCGAGGTCCCCGATCTCTCCTGGTACCTCGCCTTCGCTGCCTTCAAGCTCGCGGTGATCCTCGAAGGCATCCACTTTCGTTTTCAGGCCGGGCAGACAGTCGGCGACGGTTTCGACCGCATCGGCAGCCTGGTCG
- a CDS encoding ABC transporter ATP-binding protein, whose amino-acid sequence MSTLGVDEERDDLSRDENRTIRGRSVRLLGSLVRPMRGLVGLTATVILVSTVAQVLGPALIAYGIDTGLPAMLENDWLPLGVTVGAYLATGVLGAVLIAWYTVLTARLSQSMLLDLRKRMFLHTQRLSLEFHESYTSGRIISRQTSDLESIKELLGSGLNQLVQGGLYMLFIAGMLFVVDWVSGLILLGSLVPLWFLSRWFQKNSQRMFRRTRVASARMIVQFVETMTGIRAVQAFRKERRNEAEFGELVENNRDTNAKVIQLFGTFDPVLILIGNVTLAVVLLVGGLRVADGSLPIGVLLAALLYTRNFFAPAEEMAMFYNSYQSAAAALEKISGVLDELPGVPDPAKPVDLWEAKGAVDFDNVRFAYTPERVILPSFSLEVPAGQTIALVGTTGAGKSTLAKLMARFYDPSEGAVRLDGIDLRNLHPKDLRRAIVMVTQEAYLFSGTVADNIALGKPGASLEEIQEAAMAVGAHEFITSLPDGYGTDVNKRGGRVSAGQRQLISFARAFLANPAVLILDEATASLDIPSERLVQQGLQTLLAHRTAIIIAHRLSTVAIADRVLVMEHGRIVEDGSPAELIAGDGRFSRMHAAWRDSLV is encoded by the coding sequence ATGAGCACTCTTGGCGTTGACGAAGAACGCGACGACCTGTCCCGCGACGAGAACCGCACAATTCGGGGTCGCTCCGTTCGTCTGCTCGGTTCGCTCGTGCGACCGATGCGCGGGCTCGTTGGCCTCACCGCAACCGTGATCCTGGTGAGCACGGTTGCCCAGGTCCTCGGCCCGGCCCTCATCGCGTACGGCATCGACACGGGATTGCCGGCGATGCTCGAGAACGACTGGCTGCCTCTCGGCGTTACGGTCGGCGCCTACCTGGCAACGGGCGTGCTCGGGGCCGTGCTCATCGCCTGGTACACCGTGCTCACCGCACGGCTCAGCCAGTCGATGCTGCTCGATCTGCGCAAGCGCATGTTTTTGCACACCCAGCGCCTCAGCCTCGAGTTCCACGAGAGCTACACCTCCGGCCGCATTATTTCGCGTCAGACCAGCGACCTCGAATCCATCAAGGAGCTGCTCGGCTCGGGGCTTAACCAGCTCGTGCAGGGCGGCCTTTACATGCTGTTTATCGCGGGCATGCTGTTCGTGGTCGACTGGGTCAGCGGGCTCATCCTGTTGGGTTCCCTCGTGCCACTGTGGTTTCTTTCGCGCTGGTTCCAAAAGAACTCGCAGCGCATGTTCCGCCGAACCAGGGTCGCCTCTGCCCGCATGATCGTGCAGTTCGTCGAAACCATGACCGGCATCCGCGCGGTGCAGGCGTTCCGCAAGGAGCGTCGCAACGAGGCCGAGTTCGGTGAGTTGGTCGAGAACAATCGCGACACCAATGCCAAGGTGATCCAGCTTTTCGGCACATTCGATCCTGTGCTCATCCTCATCGGCAATGTCACGCTCGCAGTTGTGCTGCTCGTCGGAGGTCTGCGCGTTGCCGACGGGTCGTTGCCCATCGGTGTTCTGCTCGCAGCGCTGCTCTACACCCGCAACTTCTTCGCTCCGGCGGAGGAGATGGCAATGTTCTACAACTCGTACCAGTCCGCGGCGGCCGCGCTCGAAAAGATTTCCGGTGTGCTCGACGAGTTGCCGGGTGTGCCAGACCCGGCCAAGCCCGTCGATTTGTGGGAAGCCAAGGGCGCTGTCGACTTCGACAACGTTCGCTTCGCCTACACGCCGGAGCGCGTCATCCTGCCGTCGTTCTCGCTTGAGGTCCCCGCCGGGCAGACCATCGCGCTCGTGGGAACCACGGGAGCGGGCAAGTCCACGCTTGCCAAGTTGATGGCCCGCTTCTATGACCCAAGCGAGGGAGCGGTGCGGCTCGATGGCATCGACCTGCGCAATCTGCACCCCAAAGATCTGCGCAGGGCCATCGTCATGGTCACGCAGGAGGCATACCTGTTCAGCGGAACCGTGGCCGACAACATCGCGCTGGGCAAACCAGGGGCGAGCCTCGAGGAGATCCAGGAGGCGGCGATGGCGGTTGGAGCGCACGAGTTCATCACGTCGCTGCCCGACGGCTACGGCACCGACGTCAACAAGAGAGGCGGCCGCGTCTCTGCCGGTCAGCGTCAGTTGATTTCGTTTGCCAGGGCTTTTCTCGCCAACCCTGCGGTGCTGATTCTGGACGAGGCGACGGCGTCGCTAGATATCCCCAGTGAGCGACTAGTGCAGCAGGGGTTGCAGACCCTGCTCGCGCATCGAACCGCGATCATCATCGCCCACCGGTTGTCGACGGTGGCCATTGCCGATCGCGTTCTCGTCATGGAGCACGGCCGCATCGTCGAGGACGGAAGCCCCGCGGAGCTCATCGCGGGAGACGGCCGTTTCTCGCGTATGCATGCGGCGTGGCGGGATTCGCTCGTCTAG
- a CDS encoding ABC transporter ATP-binding protein, with protein sequence MRNELPLSTPTADSPPRRLSTARAIARIYPYARPALPRIIAGAGAALVGAVVALLIPQVLRSLVDGPLAEGDLTGLWWAVGAVLLLGVIEAAMIWLRRWFVLVPGTHIEAGMRNAFYARLQDLPVAFHDRWPSGQLLSRMSSDLGLVRRWLSFGIVLLVVNVVTIAIGFAFLFALSWQLALVFVVCSIPLWIYTFVFESKYSRVARLSQDQSGDLATTVEESVHGIRVLKAFGRGRHALDGFTRQAEELRGTEIEKARAIAGIWLWLLLVPDVTFALSLLGGVLLAATGSLTVGGLVAFFATAAVLRWPVESIGFLLSMTYDTRTAVDRFFEVMDEENPVVDPENPVVPERAEGRLVFEDVHFRYQDAPAGVPDLVNGVDLELLPGETMALVGVTGSGKTTLTALASRLYDVTGGRVLLDGVDVRDMTRSELRSRVAMGFEDAILFSASVRDNVLLGRPDASEEDFAEAIAIAQADFVYSLPDGVDTTVGEEGMSLSGGQRQRLALARAVAARPNVLVLDDPLSALDVDTEAAVEEGLRRVLSSTTALIVAHRPSTVMLADRVALMENGRITDVGTHSQLLARSEHYRFVVSSLEADEAAAEASEASETPGLATTDEEVTR encoded by the coding sequence ATGAGAAACGAGCTTCCTTTGTCGACCCCGACAGCGGATTCGCCCCCTCGGCGTTTATCTACTGCGCGTGCGATCGCGCGCATCTATCCCTACGCTCGGCCTGCGCTGCCCCGCATTATTGCGGGGGCGGGAGCAGCCTTGGTCGGCGCGGTCGTTGCGCTCCTTATTCCGCAGGTGCTGCGGTCGTTGGTCGATGGGCCTCTCGCTGAGGGAGACCTCACCGGTCTTTGGTGGGCCGTCGGCGCCGTCCTTCTCCTCGGGGTAATCGAGGCGGCGATGATCTGGCTGAGACGCTGGTTCGTTCTGGTTCCCGGCACCCACATCGAGGCAGGAATGCGCAATGCGTTCTATGCCCGCCTGCAAGATCTGCCGGTGGCATTCCACGACCGCTGGCCGAGCGGCCAGCTGCTCTCGCGCATGTCGAGCGATCTGGGTCTCGTGCGCCGGTGGCTCTCGTTCGGCATCGTCCTGTTGGTCGTCAACGTCGTCACGATCGCAATCGGTTTTGCCTTCCTCTTTGCTCTGAGTTGGCAGCTCGCCTTGGTCTTCGTCGTCTGTTCGATCCCGCTGTGGATCTACACATTTGTGTTCGAGTCCAAGTACTCCAGGGTCGCGCGGCTGAGCCAGGATCAGTCCGGTGACCTCGCGACGACCGTCGAAGAGTCGGTGCACGGCATCCGAGTTCTCAAGGCTTTCGGCCGTGGCCGCCATGCGCTTGACGGGTTCACCCGCCAGGCGGAAGAGCTTCGCGGCACCGAGATCGAGAAGGCTCGGGCAATCGCCGGGATCTGGCTCTGGCTGCTTCTCGTGCCCGACGTAACGTTTGCACTGTCGCTTCTCGGAGGCGTGCTGCTGGCGGCAACGGGCAGCCTCACGGTCGGCGGCCTCGTCGCATTCTTCGCGACGGCGGCGGTGCTGCGCTGGCCCGTTGAGTCGATCGGCTTTTTGCTGTCGATGACCTACGACACCCGCACGGCTGTCGACCGTTTCTTCGAGGTCATGGACGAGGAGAACCCCGTCGTCGACCCAGAAAACCCCGTTGTGCCGGAGCGTGCCGAGGGCAGGCTCGTCTTCGAGGACGTGCATTTTCGGTATCAGGATGCTCCAGCGGGAGTCCCCGACCTCGTCAACGGTGTCGACCTCGAGCTGCTCCCCGGTGAGACCATGGCCTTGGTCGGCGTGACGGGCTCGGGCAAGACAACCCTCACCGCTCTCGCATCGCGTCTCTACGACGTGACGGGCGGCCGCGTGCTGCTCGACGGTGTCGACGTGCGCGACATGACGCGCTCGGAGCTGCGCTCGCGCGTAGCGATGGGCTTCGAAGACGCGATTCTCTTCTCCGCATCGGTGCGCGACAACGTGCTTCTCGGGCGCCCGGATGCTTCTGAAGAAGATTTTGCCGAGGCAATCGCCATCGCGCAGGCCGATTTTGTCTACAGCCTGCCCGACGGGGTCGATACGACGGTTGGTGAGGAGGGCATGAGCCTCTCCGGCGGCCAGCGTCAGCGGCTCGCTCTCGCTCGCGCGGTCGCGGCGCGACCCAATGTTCTTGTCCTCGATGACCCGCTCTCTGCCCTCGATGTAGATACCGAGGCGGCCGTGGAGGAGGGGCTTCGCCGGGTTCTTTCGAGCACGACTGCCCTGATCGTTGCGCACCGGCCGTCTACCGTCATGCTGGCCGATCGGGTAGCGCTGATGGAGAACGGCCGCATCACCGATGTCGGCACGCACTCCCAGCTGCTCGCGCGGAGTGAGCACTATCGCTTTGTGGTGTCATCGCTCGAAGCGGATGAGGCCGCGGCAGAAGCATCAGAAGCATCCGAAACCCCGGGCTTGGCCACAACAGACGAGGAGGTGACCCGATGA